The Equus quagga isolate Etosha38 chromosome 12, UCLA_HA_Equagga_1.0, whole genome shotgun sequence genome includes a region encoding these proteins:
- the GZF1 gene encoding GDNF-inducible zinc finger protein 1 isoform X3, whose translation MESGAVLLESKSSPFNLLHEMHQLRLLGHLCDVTVSVEYQGVREEFMAHKVVLAATSKFFKEMFLNEKTVDGTRTNVYLNEVQVVDFASFLEFVYTAKVQVEEDRVQRMLEMAEKLKCLDLSETCFQLKKQMLESVLLELQSFSESQQVEGSSGAQVTVAPGPRASAALDGPVASSLADSPNPPVARINNGMLSDMPLRKSKEKPDKKKDVVKPPYPKLRRASGRLAGRKVFVEIPKKKYTRRLREQQKSPEADMKDYRGPQVPSPEAVGTELDPITKNEDGTAGVEVEEGLQKAGRGDEEDEEDQEAEKRKSNFKCTICEKAFLYEKSFLKHVRLHHGVATEVVHRCDTCGQTFANRCNLKSHQRHVHSSERHFPCDLCGKKFKRKKDVKRHVVQVHEGGGERHQCQQCGKGLSSKTALRLHERTHTGHKPYGCTECEAKFSQPSALKTHMRIHTGEKPFVCDECGARFTQNHMLIYHKRCHTGERPFMCETCGKSFASKEYLKHHNRIHTGSKPFKCEVCLRTFAQRNSLYQHIKVHTGERPYCCDQCGKQFTQLNALQRHHRIHTGEKPFMCNACGRTFTDKSTLRRHTSIHDKNTPWKSFLVIVDGSPKNDEGHKTEQPDEEYASSKLSDKLLSFAENGHFHNLATVQDSVSAVQENSSADTACKSHDSMVSQDALLATTISELSELTPQTDSMPAQLHSLTNME comes from the exons atgGAAAGTGGTGCAGTTCTGCTGGAATCCAAATCCTCACCCTTTAACCTTCTGCATGAAATGCATCAACTCCGTCTTCTCGGTCACCTGTGTGACGTGACTGTCAGTGTGGAGTACCAGGGTGTCCGCGAAGAATTCATGGCCCATAAGGTGGTGCTGGCAGCCACCAGCAAGTTTTTTAAGGAAATGTTCCTTAACGAGAAGACTGTGGATGGCACTAGGACTAATGTCTACTTAAACGAAGTGCAAGTTGTCGACTTTGCTTCGTTCCTTGAGTTTGTCTACACTGCAAAGGTACAGGTGGAAGAAGATCGGGTGCAGCGAATGCTGGAAATGGCTGAAAAGCTGAAATGTTTGGACTTATCAGAAACTTGTTTTCAATTAAAGAAACAGATGTTGGAGTCGGTGCTTTTGGAGTTGCAGAGTTTCTCAGAGTCTCAGCAGGTGGAAGGGAGCAGTGGTGCCCAAGTCACTGTGGCTCCTGGCCCCCGGGCAAGTGCAGCTCTGGATGGTCCTGTCGCCAGCAGCCTTGCGGattccccaaatcccccggtGGCAAGAATTAACAATGGCATGCTGTCAGATATGCCCTTGAGGAAGTCCAAGGAGAAAccagacaagaaaaaagatgtaGTTAAGCCTCCCTACCCTAAACTCAGAAGAGCTAGTGGAAGGCTGGCCGGAAGAAAGGTCTTTGTGGAGATCCCTAAAAAGAAATACACGAGAAGACTCCGAGAGCAGCAGAAAAGTCCCGAGGCCGACATGAAGGACTACAGGGGTCCCCAAGTCCCCAGTCCAGAGGCGGTGGGCACAGAGCTGGACCCAATTACAAAAAACGAGGATGGCActgctggggtggaggtggaggaggggctgcagaaagcagggaggggcgatgaggaggacgaggaggaccaggaggcagagaagaggaagagcaaCTTTAAGTGCACCATCTGCGAGAAAGCCTTTCTGTATGAGAAGAGCTTCCTGAAGCACGTCAGGCTCCACCATGGGGTGGCCACCGAGGTGGTTCACCGTTGCGACACCTGCGGCCAGACCTTCGCCAACCGCTGCAACCTGAAGAGCCACCAGCGCCACGTGCACAGCAGTGAGCGCCACTTCCCGTGCGACCTGTGCGGGAAGAAGTTCAAAAGGAAGAAGGACGTCAAGCGGCACGTGGTGCAGGTGCACGAGGGTGGGGGCGAGCGGCACCAGTGCCAGCAGTGCGGCAAGGGCCTGAGCTCCAAGACGGCCCTGCGGCTGCACGAGCGGACGCACACGGGCCACAAGCCCTACGGCTGCACCGAGTGCGAGGCCAAGTTCTCGCAGCCCTCGGCTCTGAAGACCCACATGAG AATTCATACAGGGGAAAAACCTTTTGTCTGTGATGAATGTGGTGCAAGATTCACTCAGAACCACATGCTGATTTATCATAAAAGGTGTCACACAG GTGAAAGACCTTTTATGTGTGAAACATGTGGCAAGAGTTTTGCTTCTAAGGAGTATTTGAAACATCACAATAGAATCCATACTGGATCCAAACCCTTTAAATGTGAAGTTTGTCTCAGGACTTTTGCCCAGCGGAACTCACTTTACCAGCACATTAAAGTCCACACAG gGGAACGTCCCTATTGTTGCGACCAGTGTGGTAAGCAGTTCACCCAGCTCAACGCTCTCCAGCGCCACCATCGCatccacacaggagagaagccgTTCATGTGCAATGCTTGTGGACGGACGTTTACTGATAAGTCTACTCTCCGGCGGCACACCTCA ATACATGATAAGAATACTCCATGGAAGTCTTTCCTTGTTATTGTAGATGGCTCACCCAAGAATGATGAAGGGCACAAGACTGAACAGCCTGATGAAGAATATGCGTCATCCAAACTTTCAGATAAACTGCTGTCTTTTGCAGAAAACGGCCATTTTCACAACCTGGCCACGGTCCAAGACAGCGTGTCTGCCGTGCAGGAGAACAGTTCTGCAGACACGGCCTGCAAGTCACATGATTCCATGGTGTCCCAGGACGCTCTGCTGGCCACCACCATCAGTGAGCTTAGTGAGCTGACTCCGCAGACAGACTCGATGCCCGCACAGCTTCACTCTTTGACCAACATGGAATAA
- the GZF1 gene encoding GDNF-inducible zinc finger protein 1 isoform X1, which translates to MLRTEAAAEVPASYSGRCSCHPGRSVPVAMIPAFSPCELFWERRNMESGAVLLESKSSPFNLLHEMHQLRLLGHLCDVTVSVEYQGVREEFMAHKVVLAATSKFFKEMFLNEKTVDGTRTNVYLNEVQVVDFASFLEFVYTAKVQVEEDRVQRMLEMAEKLKCLDLSETCFQLKKQMLESVLLELQSFSESQQVEGSSGAQVTVAPGPRASAALDGPVASSLADSPNPPVARINNGMLSDMPLRKSKEKPDKKKDVVKPPYPKLRRASGRLAGRKVFVEIPKKKYTRRLREQQKSPEADMKDYRGPQVPSPEAVGTELDPITKNEDGTAGVEVEEGLQKAGRGDEEDEEDQEAEKRKSNFKCTICEKAFLYEKSFLKHVRLHHGVATEVVHRCDTCGQTFANRCNLKSHQRHVHSSERHFPCDLCGKKFKRKKDVKRHVVQVHEGGGERHQCQQCGKGLSSKTALRLHERTHTGHKPYGCTECEAKFSQPSALKTHMRIHTGEKPFVCDECGARFTQNHMLIYHKRCHTGERPFMCETCGKSFASKEYLKHHNRIHTGSKPFKCEVCLRTFAQRNSLYQHIKVHTGERPYCCDQCGKQFTQLNALQRHHRIHTGEKPFMCNACGRTFTDKSTLRRHTSIHDKNTPWKSFLVIVDGSPKNDEGHKTEQPDEEYASSKLSDKLLSFAENGHFHNLATVQDSVSAVQENSSADTACKSHDSMVSQDALLATTISELSELTPQTDSMPAQLHSLTNME; encoded by the exons ATGCTCAGGACGGAGGCTGCGGCCGAGGTGCCAGCCAGTTACAGTGGGAGATGCAGCTGTCACCCAGGCCGAAGTGTTCCTGTCGCCATGatccctgccttctctccctgtg agctgttttgggaaagaagaaacatgGAAAGTGGTGCAGTTCTGCTGGAATCCAAATCCTCACCCTTTAACCTTCTGCATGAAATGCATCAACTCCGTCTTCTCGGTCACCTGTGTGACGTGACTGTCAGTGTGGAGTACCAGGGTGTCCGCGAAGAATTCATGGCCCATAAGGTGGTGCTGGCAGCCACCAGCAAGTTTTTTAAGGAAATGTTCCTTAACGAGAAGACTGTGGATGGCACTAGGACTAATGTCTACTTAAACGAAGTGCAAGTTGTCGACTTTGCTTCGTTCCTTGAGTTTGTCTACACTGCAAAGGTACAGGTGGAAGAAGATCGGGTGCAGCGAATGCTGGAAATGGCTGAAAAGCTGAAATGTTTGGACTTATCAGAAACTTGTTTTCAATTAAAGAAACAGATGTTGGAGTCGGTGCTTTTGGAGTTGCAGAGTTTCTCAGAGTCTCAGCAGGTGGAAGGGAGCAGTGGTGCCCAAGTCACTGTGGCTCCTGGCCCCCGGGCAAGTGCAGCTCTGGATGGTCCTGTCGCCAGCAGCCTTGCGGattccccaaatcccccggtGGCAAGAATTAACAATGGCATGCTGTCAGATATGCCCTTGAGGAAGTCCAAGGAGAAAccagacaagaaaaaagatgtaGTTAAGCCTCCCTACCCTAAACTCAGAAGAGCTAGTGGAAGGCTGGCCGGAAGAAAGGTCTTTGTGGAGATCCCTAAAAAGAAATACACGAGAAGACTCCGAGAGCAGCAGAAAAGTCCCGAGGCCGACATGAAGGACTACAGGGGTCCCCAAGTCCCCAGTCCAGAGGCGGTGGGCACAGAGCTGGACCCAATTACAAAAAACGAGGATGGCActgctggggtggaggtggaggaggggctgcagaaagcagggaggggcgatgaggaggacgaggaggaccaggaggcagagaagaggaagagcaaCTTTAAGTGCACCATCTGCGAGAAAGCCTTTCTGTATGAGAAGAGCTTCCTGAAGCACGTCAGGCTCCACCATGGGGTGGCCACCGAGGTGGTTCACCGTTGCGACACCTGCGGCCAGACCTTCGCCAACCGCTGCAACCTGAAGAGCCACCAGCGCCACGTGCACAGCAGTGAGCGCCACTTCCCGTGCGACCTGTGCGGGAAGAAGTTCAAAAGGAAGAAGGACGTCAAGCGGCACGTGGTGCAGGTGCACGAGGGTGGGGGCGAGCGGCACCAGTGCCAGCAGTGCGGCAAGGGCCTGAGCTCCAAGACGGCCCTGCGGCTGCACGAGCGGACGCACACGGGCCACAAGCCCTACGGCTGCACCGAGTGCGAGGCCAAGTTCTCGCAGCCCTCGGCTCTGAAGACCCACATGAG AATTCATACAGGGGAAAAACCTTTTGTCTGTGATGAATGTGGTGCAAGATTCACTCAGAACCACATGCTGATTTATCATAAAAGGTGTCACACAG GTGAAAGACCTTTTATGTGTGAAACATGTGGCAAGAGTTTTGCTTCTAAGGAGTATTTGAAACATCACAATAGAATCCATACTGGATCCAAACCCTTTAAATGTGAAGTTTGTCTCAGGACTTTTGCCCAGCGGAACTCACTTTACCAGCACATTAAAGTCCACACAG gGGAACGTCCCTATTGTTGCGACCAGTGTGGTAAGCAGTTCACCCAGCTCAACGCTCTCCAGCGCCACCATCGCatccacacaggagagaagccgTTCATGTGCAATGCTTGTGGACGGACGTTTACTGATAAGTCTACTCTCCGGCGGCACACCTCA ATACATGATAAGAATACTCCATGGAAGTCTTTCCTTGTTATTGTAGATGGCTCACCCAAGAATGATGAAGGGCACAAGACTGAACAGCCTGATGAAGAATATGCGTCATCCAAACTTTCAGATAAACTGCTGTCTTTTGCAGAAAACGGCCATTTTCACAACCTGGCCACGGTCCAAGACAGCGTGTCTGCCGTGCAGGAGAACAGTTCTGCAGACACGGCCTGCAAGTCACATGATTCCATGGTGTCCCAGGACGCTCTGCTGGCCACCACCATCAGTGAGCTTAGTGAGCTGACTCCGCAGACAGACTCGATGCCCGCACAGCTTCACTCTTTGACCAACATGGAATAA
- the GZF1 gene encoding GDNF-inducible zinc finger protein 1 isoform X2 codes for MGTGARKPLHWVARHPCQAAQLFWERRNMESGAVLLESKSSPFNLLHEMHQLRLLGHLCDVTVSVEYQGVREEFMAHKVVLAATSKFFKEMFLNEKTVDGTRTNVYLNEVQVVDFASFLEFVYTAKVQVEEDRVQRMLEMAEKLKCLDLSETCFQLKKQMLESVLLELQSFSESQQVEGSSGAQVTVAPGPRASAALDGPVASSLADSPNPPVARINNGMLSDMPLRKSKEKPDKKKDVVKPPYPKLRRASGRLAGRKVFVEIPKKKYTRRLREQQKSPEADMKDYRGPQVPSPEAVGTELDPITKNEDGTAGVEVEEGLQKAGRGDEEDEEDQEAEKRKSNFKCTICEKAFLYEKSFLKHVRLHHGVATEVVHRCDTCGQTFANRCNLKSHQRHVHSSERHFPCDLCGKKFKRKKDVKRHVVQVHEGGGERHQCQQCGKGLSSKTALRLHERTHTGHKPYGCTECEAKFSQPSALKTHMRIHTGEKPFVCDECGARFTQNHMLIYHKRCHTGERPFMCETCGKSFASKEYLKHHNRIHTGSKPFKCEVCLRTFAQRNSLYQHIKVHTGERPYCCDQCGKQFTQLNALQRHHRIHTGEKPFMCNACGRTFTDKSTLRRHTSIHDKNTPWKSFLVIVDGSPKNDEGHKTEQPDEEYASSKLSDKLLSFAENGHFHNLATVQDSVSAVQENSSADTACKSHDSMVSQDALLATTISELSELTPQTDSMPAQLHSLTNME; via the exons ATGGGGACTGGTGCTCGGAAGCCGCTGCACTGGGTGGCTCGGCATCCCTGTCAGGCCGCCC agctgttttgggaaagaagaaacatgGAAAGTGGTGCAGTTCTGCTGGAATCCAAATCCTCACCCTTTAACCTTCTGCATGAAATGCATCAACTCCGTCTTCTCGGTCACCTGTGTGACGTGACTGTCAGTGTGGAGTACCAGGGTGTCCGCGAAGAATTCATGGCCCATAAGGTGGTGCTGGCAGCCACCAGCAAGTTTTTTAAGGAAATGTTCCTTAACGAGAAGACTGTGGATGGCACTAGGACTAATGTCTACTTAAACGAAGTGCAAGTTGTCGACTTTGCTTCGTTCCTTGAGTTTGTCTACACTGCAAAGGTACAGGTGGAAGAAGATCGGGTGCAGCGAATGCTGGAAATGGCTGAAAAGCTGAAATGTTTGGACTTATCAGAAACTTGTTTTCAATTAAAGAAACAGATGTTGGAGTCGGTGCTTTTGGAGTTGCAGAGTTTCTCAGAGTCTCAGCAGGTGGAAGGGAGCAGTGGTGCCCAAGTCACTGTGGCTCCTGGCCCCCGGGCAAGTGCAGCTCTGGATGGTCCTGTCGCCAGCAGCCTTGCGGattccccaaatcccccggtGGCAAGAATTAACAATGGCATGCTGTCAGATATGCCCTTGAGGAAGTCCAAGGAGAAAccagacaagaaaaaagatgtaGTTAAGCCTCCCTACCCTAAACTCAGAAGAGCTAGTGGAAGGCTGGCCGGAAGAAAGGTCTTTGTGGAGATCCCTAAAAAGAAATACACGAGAAGACTCCGAGAGCAGCAGAAAAGTCCCGAGGCCGACATGAAGGACTACAGGGGTCCCCAAGTCCCCAGTCCAGAGGCGGTGGGCACAGAGCTGGACCCAATTACAAAAAACGAGGATGGCActgctggggtggaggtggaggaggggctgcagaaagcagggaggggcgatgaggaggacgaggaggaccaggaggcagagaagaggaagagcaaCTTTAAGTGCACCATCTGCGAGAAAGCCTTTCTGTATGAGAAGAGCTTCCTGAAGCACGTCAGGCTCCACCATGGGGTGGCCACCGAGGTGGTTCACCGTTGCGACACCTGCGGCCAGACCTTCGCCAACCGCTGCAACCTGAAGAGCCACCAGCGCCACGTGCACAGCAGTGAGCGCCACTTCCCGTGCGACCTGTGCGGGAAGAAGTTCAAAAGGAAGAAGGACGTCAAGCGGCACGTGGTGCAGGTGCACGAGGGTGGGGGCGAGCGGCACCAGTGCCAGCAGTGCGGCAAGGGCCTGAGCTCCAAGACGGCCCTGCGGCTGCACGAGCGGACGCACACGGGCCACAAGCCCTACGGCTGCACCGAGTGCGAGGCCAAGTTCTCGCAGCCCTCGGCTCTGAAGACCCACATGAG AATTCATACAGGGGAAAAACCTTTTGTCTGTGATGAATGTGGTGCAAGATTCACTCAGAACCACATGCTGATTTATCATAAAAGGTGTCACACAG GTGAAAGACCTTTTATGTGTGAAACATGTGGCAAGAGTTTTGCTTCTAAGGAGTATTTGAAACATCACAATAGAATCCATACTGGATCCAAACCCTTTAAATGTGAAGTTTGTCTCAGGACTTTTGCCCAGCGGAACTCACTTTACCAGCACATTAAAGTCCACACAG gGGAACGTCCCTATTGTTGCGACCAGTGTGGTAAGCAGTTCACCCAGCTCAACGCTCTCCAGCGCCACCATCGCatccacacaggagagaagccgTTCATGTGCAATGCTTGTGGACGGACGTTTACTGATAAGTCTACTCTCCGGCGGCACACCTCA ATACATGATAAGAATACTCCATGGAAGTCTTTCCTTGTTATTGTAGATGGCTCACCCAAGAATGATGAAGGGCACAAGACTGAACAGCCTGATGAAGAATATGCGTCATCCAAACTTTCAGATAAACTGCTGTCTTTTGCAGAAAACGGCCATTTTCACAACCTGGCCACGGTCCAAGACAGCGTGTCTGCCGTGCAGGAGAACAGTTCTGCAGACACGGCCTGCAAGTCACATGATTCCATGGTGTCCCAGGACGCTCTGCTGGCCACCACCATCAGTGAGCTTAGTGAGCTGACTCCGCAGACAGACTCGATGCCCGCACAGCTTCACTCTTTGACCAACATGGAATAA